A segment of the Catenuloplanes nepalensis genome:
CACGCCCGGCAGCCTGCGGGTCTGACCGGCAGTTCGGGTCTTCTGCCGGTGCGGCGTGCGAAGTTCGGGTCATCCGCCGGTCCGGCGTGCGGGGTTCGGGTCTTCTGTCGGTGCGGCGTGCGGGGTTCGGGTCTTCTGTCGGTGCGGCGTGCGGGGTTCGGGTCATCCGGCGGTCCGGCGTGCGGAGTTCGGGTCATCCGCCGGTCCGGCGTGCGAAGCCCGGGTCGCCCGCCGGCCCGGCGCACGCGGTTGGCTACACGGGCACTCCGTGCCCGAAATCTCACCATAAAAGGGAAGACCTTCCGCCTCGCCACCCCGATACGGCCTCGGCAGGCAGGCGACAGCGCCTGAGTGATCAATCAGTGGAGCAAAAGATAGGTCAACATCGCTAGTTGACCTATCTTTTGCTCCACTGATTGATCACTCAGGGTCGATGGGTGGCGTTGTGTGCGGGTGGATGCCACGAGCGGGTCGGGATAAGGGGGAAATTTCGGGCCAGGAGCGCCCGGCTCGCATGGTGATCGTGGTTGTCTGGTGCGCGGCGGCTCTGGGTGATGATCTGGGCGGTGGGCGGGCTCGGCGGTGGTCGCTCGCGGCCGGTCGGCAGACGTGCGGGCGGCCGGGGATCTCTTCACTGAGCGATGTTGAATTGACTGCTCTCCGGGGATCTTCTGTCTCGACGCGGCTGGTTGAGCCGGGTGTGTCTCCGCGGGCTGGCGGCGCGGGATGTACCGCTCTTTCTTGAGTTGAGTGAGCGGCATCGGACCGGTGCCCGCGGGAGCATGCCCAGACCGACCACGCCGGAAGTGGGAAAAGCGGGTTTTAGGTCAGGAACTGACCGGGATGGTGGGCAGGGTGGTGGGCATGACCGACACCATGCTGCTGGCGGCGGGGGATGTGCCTGAGGGCGGCGCCGTGCTGAATCCGTTCGTGATCGTCGACGGCGCGGCGGGGTTGATCGAGTTCGTGTGTGCGGTGTTCGGGGTGGAGGAGGCCGTGGAGGCGCGGACGCCGATGCCGGACGGGAAGCTGATCCATGCGCAGGTGCGGCTGGGGACGGTCGATCTGATGGTCGCCGACCGGCTCGACGGGTGGCCGGCGCGGGCCGGGCTGCTGCAGGTGTGGGTGCGGGACGCGGGTGCGGTGTTGGAGCGGGCGGGCGCGCGTGGTGCGACCACGGTGACCGAGCCGGTGCCGTTCTACGGACAGACGACGCTGGCACGGATGCTCGATCCGTGGGGGAACCTGTGGTGGCTGTGGTCGCCGGCGCCCGGGCAGCCGGATCCGGTGCCGGCGTGGGAGGGTGGCGACGACGTCGTGTTCGCCACGATCGACGCGGCGCTGCGCGGGCTCGCGTCCTGATCTCGTCGCCCTCCGGGGTCGCGTGTGACCAGCGCGAACGACGTCGGAGGGCGCACGGTCGATGACGTGTGGTGACCTGGTCGGCCCTCCTGCGGAACTCTGACAAAACGGCGTTATCATCTGCCGATCGTGCGCATAATGGCTCTCCTCGTCGTCGTTCTCGGCTCGGCCGCCCGGATCGTCCGCTGGCTGGCGGACCAACCGTTGTGGCTGGACGAGCAGATGATCGCTATCAACATCCGGGATCGTGGATTCGCGGGTCTCGCCACCGACCTCGCCCACGACCAGAGCGCGCCGATCGGCTGGCTCTGGTCGCAGCGGCTGGTGCACCTCACGCTCGGCGACAGTGGTCTGGCGTTGCGGCTCGTCCCGCTGCTCTTCGGCGTCGGCACGCTGGTGCTGGCCTACTGGGCCGGGCGTCGCCTGCTCGGCCCGGCCGGCACGCTCGTGCTGGTCACGCTGCTCGCGGTGAACGGGTCCCTGATGCGGTACTCGACCGAGCTCAAGCAGTACTCCGCGGACGCGTTCACGGTGCTCCTGCTGCTGGCCCTGGCCGTTTTCGCGTTCCGCCGGCCGGCGCTGGGCTCCTGGGCGCTGAGCTTCTGGGGCGCGGCCGCGGTCAGCGGGCTGTTCAGCACCGCCGCGATCATGGCGACGCCCGGGATCGCGCTGGTCGTGCTGGTGGTCGCGGTGCGCGAGACCGGCTGGATCGCGACCGTGCGGCGGCATCTGGCCGGCATCGCGCTGTGGACGGTGTCGGTCGGCGCGCATTACGTGCTCGCGCTGCGGTACGCGATCGGCGACGACACGCTGGCCGCGCTCAACGCGCGGCTCGGCTTCCCGCCGGAGGGACTGGTGCCGACCGCGCGCTGGCTGCTGGCCCGGCCGGTCACGCTGGCCGGCGACCCGATCGGCGTGCCGTGGTGGCTGGCCGTCGTCTTCTGGCTGCTGGCTCTCGCCGGCGCGATCGCCGCAGCTCTCCTTCCGCACCGGTCCGCCGTCGAGCAGACCGCCGGCGTCGGCGCCGGGTCGGCCACCGGCGAGTCTGGCCCGTCGGTCGGCATGCCCGGTGCGGCTGCGGGCGCGTCCGATGAGGCTGCGGGCGTGTCTGGTCCGGGTGCTGGTGTGTCCGGTGCGGCTGCGGGCGCGTCCGGTGCGGGTGCTGGTGTGTCCGGTGCGGCTGCGGGCGGGTCCGATGAGGCTGCGGGCGTGTCTGGTCCGGCTGCGGGCGCGTCCGATGAGGCTGCGGGCGCGTCCGGTGCGGGTGCTGGTGTGTCCGGTGTGGCTGCGGGCGCGTCCGATGAGGCCGCGGGTGTGTCCGGTGCGGCTGCGGGCGTGTCTGGATCGGGTGCGGAGCTGTCCGGGTCCGGTGATGGGGTGTCCGGATCGGACGGTCGCGTGGAGGGGTGGCGGCGCGGGTCGCGGTGGGTGCTGGGGCTGGTGCTGGCGGCGCCGGTGGTGAGCGCGTTCGGTGCGGCGGCCGTGCATGCGGTGCCGCTCTACGGGCGGTTCGCGGTGCAGCTGCTGCCGCCGCTGTTCCTCGCGGTCGCGATCGCCGCCGACGTGATCGCGGCGTGGCTGCTGGGCGCGGTCGCCTCCCGTGTCACCCCGCGCCGGTCGGCCGTCGCGGCTCGCGGGCTCGTCGCCACCGCCGGAGCGGTCGTGCTCGCCGCGCTCGCGGTCTTCGCCGTCGCACCGGCCGCGGTCGCGGCGGCCCGGCCGGCCCCGCTCACCAACGGTGTCGACGACCGTGCCGCGGTCGCCGCGCTCGTCGCCGCGCATCGGCCCGGCGACCTCGTCGTGGTCACGCCGTCGTCGTGGCCGGCGGTCGAGTGGTACGCGGGAGCGACCACGCTCGACCCGGTCCTGCTGCTGCACACCACGTGCATGCGCTCCGGACCGGTCCTGGAACAGGTCGCGCCCGACTACTCGCGGGTGCTGGTCTACCTCGGGATGCAGGCCGGTGGCACGCCGGGCGAGGCGAAGGTGGCCACCATGCTCGCCCGGCACGGCACCGTCACCGGGCCGGAGAAGTTCGGCGCGGGCGCGCTCTACACGCTCACGCTCGGCCCGGCGGGCCCGAGCCCGGCCGGCGCGGTCCCGCTGGCCAAGAACGACTGCCTGAAGGTCATCGCCACGAACGGCTGAGCCGGTTCCCTTCGGCTGGGCTGGCTTGCTCCGGCTGAGCCGGTTTGTTTCGGCTGGGCTGGCTTGCTTCGGCTGGGCTGGCTTGTTTCGGCTGGGCTGGCTTGCTCCGGCTGAGCCGGTTTGTTTCGGCTGGGCTGGCTTGCTCCGGCTGAGCTGGCTTGCTCCGGCTGAGCCGGTTTGTTTCGGCTGGGCTGGCTTGCTTCGGCTGGGCGGGCCTGCTCCGGCTGAGCCGGCTTGCTCCGGGTCGAGCTGGCTGGTCCCTGCATGTTCGGCAGGGCCGGCCGCGTTTGCCTGGGTCCCGCACGTTCGGATGGCCGGTCACGTTCGGCCAGGCCGGTCGTGACCGGCTGGGCCGGGTCGGGGTGTTCTCAGGTGGCGGGGACGTCTCGGCCGGTGGTGGAGGGGCGCACGCCGCGGAACAGCAGGTAGAGGATCATCCAGAACTCGCCGAGTGAGGCTGGGACGGCGAGCAGGTCGGTGACCAGCGGCGCGCCGGCCAGCAGGTAGGGCGTGAACGCGCTCAGCACGTAGAGCGGCCCGCCCGCGATCAGGATCCAGCCGAGCGGCGTGGGCATCCGGCCGGAGCGCAGCACGCAGACGCCCATCGGGATCAGCCACAGCCCGAAGAAGATCGAGCCGGCCGTCCACAGGTTGCCGGCCAGCAGGTAGCACGCCTGCACAAGCGCGGCGGCGTCGCCGAACGGCTCCGCGGCGATCTGGTGGGCGGTGCCGAGCGCGGCCGCGCTGCCCATCACCGCGACGCCGTTGATCAGGCCGAACGCGGCGATGCAGCCGGCCGCGAACGCGTCGGTGTCCCGGAAGAGCCGGAAGAACCAGACCGCACAGAGCGCCTGGGAGAGTACGACCAGGAGCTCCAGCGCGATGCCGGTGCGGGCCAGGCCCGGGTCCGCGGTGAGCCGGGCGAGCGTGCCGGCGGGGTCGCCGTCGGCGAACAGTAGCGGTCGGACGGTGAGGAAGCCGAGGCCGCCGGCGACGGCGAGGGCGAGGTAGAAGAGGCCGGTGAGACGGGCGGTGGCGCGCATTCGCGACTCCTGAAGGATGAGAACCTTACGTTGTAAGGTAGCCGCCGGGTGCAAGGGTGGGATCCGATGAGCGTGGAGGAGCGGGCGCCGCTGACCCGGGAGCGCGTGCTGGCCGCCGCGATGCGGGTGGTGGACGCCGAGGGGATCAAGGCGCTGACCATGCGCCGGCTCGGCGCGGAGCTGGGCGTCGAGGCGATGTCGCTCTACCACCACCTGCCCGGCAAGGAGGCGCTGCTCGACGGGTTGGCCGACGCGTTGATCGCGGAGATCCAGGCCGAGGCCGCGCTGCGGGTCGACGCGGCCGGCTGGAAGGAGCGGCTGCGCCAGACGTTCCTGGCCGCGCGCGTGGTCATGCTGCGCCACCCGTGGGCGCCGGGGATGCTCGGCGCGCGCACGACCGTACCCGCGCGGCTCTTCGCCTATTACGACGGCATCGTCGGGACGATGACCGGCGGGGGACTCTCGCACCGGCTGGCGCACCGGGCCGTGCACGCGTTCGGGACGATGGCGCTCGGCTTCACCCAGGAGCTGTTCCGGCCGGAGGCGGCCGGTGGTGCGGCGGACGTGGACGCGGCCGAGGCGGACCTGACCGCGATGGCGGCGGCGCTGCCGCATCTCACCGCGATGGTGGCGGCGGAGGCGCACGACGCGGCTGATCCGGTCCTCGGATGGTGTGACGGCCAGACTGAGTTCGAATTCACGCTTGCCCTGATCCTGGACGGTCTCGAACGTGGCGCCGCAGGTCAGCGTTAGTCGTTTGTGGACCGTTCACCGTCCACTCAGGCTGGTGCAAACCGGGCGTCTTCGGTAGGGTCGGCGAATCGCCCTCGCTGATCGGGCCCGGTGATCCTGTGCGGCCGGTCGGCGGATGGGGAGGGCCGTCAGCTCCTTTCGCATGCCCGCATGCCCGCACTCGGTCAGGAACCTCGAAGCATCGTGACGAAGCGACCCGATCCCCGCGCTGCGCAGGCGAAGGGCGGACGACAGCAGTCGATCAGCCGGCGGGTCATCCGGCTCGTTCTCATTCCCAGCGTGGTGGCGCTGATCCTGGCGCTGATCGTCGCCGGATACCTGGTCTTCAATGGGTACTACACCCGGGCGGTCGCGACCAGCGTGCGCGAGGTGTCCATCCCGGCGGCCACCGGTCTGGCGAACGTGCAGCGGGAACGCCGCCTGAGCATCGACTTCGCGGCCCGCCCCGGCGCCGCCGCGCAGGAGCTGCAGGAGCAGCGGGTGCGCACCGACGCCGCGCTCGCGGCGATGCGGGAGAGCGCCGAGAGTGCGCTGGCCGCCGCGCCGGACTCGATCACCACCCGGTGGGACGATCTGGTGGCGCGGCTGGACCAGCTGCCGCAGCAGCGCAGCGCGATCGACTACAAGGCCACCTCGCGGGACAAGGTCGCGGAGTACTACGACGGCATTCTGGACTCGGCGACCGCGCTCTTCGACGAGCAGGCCCGGGTGGTGCCGTCCAAGGACGGCGCGCTCGGCGGCAACACCGCGACCGAGGCGTTCCGGGTCTCCGACCTGATGTCCCGATCCGCGTCGGTCATCGTCAGCGCGTACGGTGCCAAGTCGCTCACGCCGGAGGAGCACCGCGCGTTCGCCGGCCTGGTCGGGGCGTACCACGGTGAGCTGGACGAGGTCTCCGAGGCGCTGGAGCCGGCCGCCGGCGAGCAGTACGAGGCGCTGCTGAAGAGCGACGCCTGGTCCCGCCTGATCGCCGCGGAGAACGAGCTGATCGCGGCCGGTCCGTGGGGCAGCACCGTGCCGGCCGGGCTGAACGTCGACGCGGCCGCGTGGGAGGCGTCCAGCGTCGCGATCTCCGACGCGCTGCTGGAGCTGTCGATCACCCAGGCCGACGCGGTCTCCCAGCGCGCGCTCGACGCCGCGAACACCACGCTGCTCACCGCGCTGCTGGTCAGCCTGGCGGCGATCGGAGTCGCGGTGGCCGCGATCGTCTGGGCCGTCCGCCAGTCCCGGATCCTGGTCGACCGCGCGCTCTCGGTGCGCCTGGAGCAGCTCGGTGCGGACGCGGCCACGATGGTGGACAAGCGGCTGCCGGAGATGATGGACCGGCTGCGCCGCCGGGAGAAGGTCGACACCCGCGTCGAGCTGGCCTCCCGCGACTACGGCCAGGACGAGATCGGCCGGCTCGCGGACGTGCTCAACCGCTCGCTGAACGTCGCGGTCGGCGCGGCCGTCGACGAGGCCGCGACCCGCGCCGCCGGTACCGCGATGTTGATGGGCGTCGCCCGCCGCCCGCAGCGCCCGCTGCAGCGCGGCCTGCGCACCATCGAGGAGCTGCAGAACAAGCTCGGCGACGAGGACGTGCTGGCGGAGCTGTTCGACGTCAACCACCAGCTCGCGCAGACCCGCCGCTTCCTGGAGAACCTGGTCATCCTGGCCGGTGGGCAGATCGGCCGCCGCTTCCACAAGCCGGTGCCACTGCGCCGCGTGCTGCTCGGCGCGATCGCGGAGACCCAGAAATATCGCCGGGTCACGCTGCGGAACACGCCGGAGCTGTCGCTCGCCGCGGGCGCGGTCGCCGGCACCACGCACCTGCTGGCCGAGCTGCTGGACAACGCGCTGACGTTCTCGCCGCCGGAGTCGGAGGTCTTCATCAGCTGCGGCCAGGCCAGCCACGGCGTGGTCATCGAGATCGAGGACGCCGGCGTCGGCATGCCGCACGACGCGCTGGAGAAGGCGAACGCGCTGCTCGCGGACGCGCCGACGCCGGACGTGACCGCGCTGCGGGACGGCGCGCAGGTCGGCCTCTGGGTCGTCGCGGAGCTGGCCAAGCGCGGTGGCATCCAGGTGTCGCTGCGGACCAGCGCGTACGGCGGCCTGATGGCGATCGTGCTGCTGCCCACCCGGCTCGTCCTGACCGCGCCGGACGCGGCCACGACGCCGCCGAGCACGCGGGAGCGGATGACCCCGCCGGCGGCCGTTCCCCCGGCCGTCCCGCGGCGCGCTCCCGAGGCGCCGGCGCCACAGACCCCCGCGACCACGGCCGCCCCGGTGGCCGTGGCGGAACCGCCGATGGACGACTCGTACCCCACCGCCGAGATGCCGGCGATCAAGGACGGGATCCCCGCCGTAGGAGGTCAGACGATCGCACCCACCCACGCGCCGCCGGCACCCCGGCCCGCGTCCCGCCCGCCGCTGCCGGTCCGCCGCCCGCAGGAGCACCTCGCGCAGCAGCTGCGTGACGAGCCCCCGGGCCCCGCGCCCGAGCCGCAGGCACCGGAAACCACCCGCTCGCCGGAGCAGGCCCGCTCCCGCCTCTCGCAGTACCAGCGAGGCTGGAAGGCCGGCCGCGCCGCCGACGAGGGGGACGGATCTCGTACCGACGGAGACAGGAAAGCCTGATGGACCCGACATCGCAGAACGATCTCACCTGGATGCTCGACGAGCTGGTGACGGTCCCCGACGTGCATCACGCGGTGGTCCTGAGCGCGGACGGCCTGATCATCCAGAAGTCCACGGCGCTGCCGCAGGACGCCGCGGAGCTGCTCGCGGCCGGCGCGTCCTCGCTGCACAGCGTGGCGGCCGGGACCGGCCGGCGGTTCGAGAGCGGGCCGGTCGGTCAGGTGATCGTGGAGTACCAGGGGCACACGCTCTTCGTCGCGGCGGCCGGTCCGCACGCGCGGCTCGCGGTGCTCTGCGGCCAGGACGTGGACATGGGCACGGTCGCCTACGAGATGGGCCGCCTGGTCACCCGCATCGGCCAGTACCTCGGGACCACGCTGCGAGTGCCGCAGGGAGCCGCCTAATGCCGGACGAGACCTGGTACGGAGACGACGGCGAGCCCGGCGGTCGCCTGGTCCCGCTCTACATGCTGGTCAACGGGCGCACCTCGCCGCGCAACACCAGCCTCAACCTCGCCACCCAGGTGACCGCGCTGCCGGTGGACACCTCGGCGCTGGAGCCCGAGTACCGCGAGATCATCGCCTGCTGCAACGGCTGGATCTCCGTCGCCGAGCTCGCCGCCTACCTCAACAAGCAGCTCACCGTGGTGAAGCTGCTGGTGGATGTGCTTCTGGAGCGTGGCTTCCTGGCGCTGGGCGACCCCGCCGAGCGCACCGTGGCCGACTACCGGCTCCTGGAAACCATTCTCGATCGACTCCAGCGCCTCTAGATAGAAGGACTCTGCTTCGTGAATCGCAAATCGGTCAAGGTGGTGGTCGCGGGCGGGTTCGGCACCGGCAAGACCACGCTCGTCGGCTCGGTCAGCGAGATCGCGCCGCTGACCACGGAGGAGGTGCTGACCGCACCGAGCGAAGGCGTCGACGACCTGACCGGCATCGAGGACAAGACCAGGACCACGGTCGCGCTCGACTTCGGCCGGATCACGGTCAACTCCGACGTGGTGCTCTACCTCTTCGGCACGCCCGGCCAGGACCGGTTCTGGTTCATCTGGGACGAGCTGGCGGTCGGCGCGATCGGCGCGATCGTGCTGGTCGACACGCGCCGGCTGGACGCGAGCTTCCCGGCGATCGACTACTTCGAGCGGCGGCGCATCCCGTTCGTGGCCGCGGTCAACATGTTCTTCGGCGAGTGCCCGTACACCGAGGACGAGATCCGTGGCGCGCTCAAGCTGAACGCGTCCGTGCCGCTGGTCTGGTGTGACGCCCGCGACCGGCAGTCCAGCAAGCAGGCGCTGATCGCGCTGGTCAAGCACGCGATGACCCGGCTACCGGCGGGAACTTCGGCGGGACGTTGAACTCGGGCACGCCGGCGTACGTCATTAATGCCGAACTCCGGCGTGTAGAGAGGTGCGAGTCGTGCCGAACATCAGTCTCCGGCTACCGGCGAGCGGGTCCGGGCGGATCACCGCGGCCATGTGCACGGCCCTGGCGATCGTGGTCCTGACCGCCGCGGTCCTCGGCTGGGGGGTGGCCCGCGCGGACGACGAGAAGATCACCGGCGTCGCCGTCTCGGACGTGCAGCTCTCCGCGGTGCTGCGCGCGGCGCACTCCTGCCCGATGCTCGGCTCGCACCGGATC
Coding sequences within it:
- a CDS encoding glycosyltransferase family 39 protein — its product is MALLVVVLGSAARIVRWLADQPLWLDEQMIAINIRDRGFAGLATDLAHDQSAPIGWLWSQRLVHLTLGDSGLALRLVPLLFGVGTLVLAYWAGRRLLGPAGTLVLVTLLAVNGSLMRYSTELKQYSADAFTVLLLLALAVFAFRRPALGSWALSFWGAAAVSGLFSTAAIMATPGIALVVLVVAVRETGWIATVRRHLAGIALWTVSVGAHYVLALRYAIGDDTLAALNARLGFPPEGLVPTARWLLARPVTLAGDPIGVPWWLAVVFWLLALAGAIAAALLPHRSAVEQTAGVGAGSATGESGPSVGMPGAAAGASDEAAGVSGPGAGVSGAAAGASGAGAGVSGAAAGGSDEAAGVSGPAAGASDEAAGASGAGAGVSGVAAGASDEAAGVSGAAAGVSGSGAELSGSGDGVSGSDGRVEGWRRGSRWVLGLVLAAPVVSAFGAAAVHAVPLYGRFAVQLLPPLFLAVAIAADVIAAWLLGAVASRVTPRRSAVAARGLVATAGAVVLAALAVFAVAPAAVAAARPAPLTNGVDDRAAVAALVAAHRPGDLVVVTPSSWPAVEWYAGATTLDPVLLLHTTCMRSGPVLEQVAPDYSRVLVYLGMQAGGTPGEAKVATMLARHGTVTGPEKFGAGALYTLTLGPAGPSPAGAVPLAKNDCLKVIATNG
- a CDS encoding sensor histidine kinase, coding for MTKRPDPRAAQAKGGRQQSISRRVIRLVLIPSVVALILALIVAGYLVFNGYYTRAVATSVREVSIPAATGLANVQRERRLSIDFAARPGAAAQELQEQRVRTDAALAAMRESAESALAAAPDSITTRWDDLVARLDQLPQQRSAIDYKATSRDKVAEYYDGILDSATALFDEQARVVPSKDGALGGNTATEAFRVSDLMSRSASVIVSAYGAKSLTPEEHRAFAGLVGAYHGELDEVSEALEPAAGEQYEALLKSDAWSRLIAAENELIAAGPWGSTVPAGLNVDAAAWEASSVAISDALLELSITQADAVSQRALDAANTTLLTALLVSLAAIGVAVAAIVWAVRQSRILVDRALSVRLEQLGADAATMVDKRLPEMMDRLRRREKVDTRVELASRDYGQDEIGRLADVLNRSLNVAVGAAVDEAATRAAGTAMLMGVARRPQRPLQRGLRTIEELQNKLGDEDVLAELFDVNHQLAQTRRFLENLVILAGGQIGRRFHKPVPLRRVLLGAIAETQKYRRVTLRNTPELSLAAGAVAGTTHLLAELLDNALTFSPPESEVFISCGQASHGVVIEIEDAGVGMPHDALEKANALLADAPTPDVTALRDGAQVGLWVVAELAKRGGIQVSLRTSAYGGLMAIVLLPTRLVLTAPDAATTPPSTRERMTPPAAVPPAVPRRAPEAPAPQTPATTAAPVAVAEPPMDDSYPTAEMPAIKDGIPAVGGQTIAPTHAPPAPRPASRPPLPVRRPQEHLAQQLRDEPPGPAPEPQAPETTRSPEQARSRLSQYQRGWKAGRAADEGDGSRTDGDRKA
- a CDS encoding GTP-binding protein is translated as MNRKSVKVVVAGGFGTGKTTLVGSVSEIAPLTTEEVLTAPSEGVDDLTGIEDKTRTTVALDFGRITVNSDVVLYLFGTPGQDRFWFIWDELAVGAIGAIVLVDTRRLDASFPAIDYFERRRIPFVAAVNMFFGECPYTEDEIRGALKLNASVPLVWCDARDRQSSKQALIALVKHAMTRLPAGTSAGR
- a CDS encoding DUF4386 domain-containing protein; its protein translation is MRATARLTGLFYLALAVAGGLGFLTVRPLLFADGDPAGTLARLTADPGLARTGIALELLVVLSQALCAVWFFRLFRDTDAFAAGCIAAFGLINGVAVMGSAAALGTAHQIAAEPFGDAAALVQACYLLAGNLWTAGSIFFGLWLIPMGVCVLRSGRMPTPLGWILIAGGPLYVLSAFTPYLLAGAPLVTDLLAVPASLGEFWMILYLLFRGVRPSTTGRDVPAT
- a CDS encoding VOC family protein, which encodes MTDTMLLAAGDVPEGGAVLNPFVIVDGAAGLIEFVCAVFGVEEAVEARTPMPDGKLIHAQVRLGTVDLMVADRLDGWPARAGLLQVWVRDAGAVLERAGARGATTVTEPVPFYGQTTLARMLDPWGNLWWLWSPAPGQPDPVPAWEGGDDVVFATIDAALRGLAS
- a CDS encoding roadblock/LC7 domain-containing protein, producing the protein MDPTSQNDLTWMLDELVTVPDVHHAVVLSADGLIIQKSTALPQDAAELLAAGASSLHSVAAGTGRRFESGPVGQVIVEYQGHTLFVAAAGPHARLAVLCGQDVDMGTVAYEMGRLVTRIGQYLGTTLRVPQGAA
- a CDS encoding DUF742 domain-containing protein gives rise to the protein MPDETWYGDDGEPGGRLVPLYMLVNGRTSPRNTSLNLATQVTALPVDTSALEPEYREIIACCNGWISVAELAAYLNKQLTVVKLLVDVLLERGFLALGDPAERTVADYRLLETILDRLQRL
- a CDS encoding TetR/AcrR family transcriptional regulator, with the translated sequence MSVEERAPLTRERVLAAAMRVVDAEGIKALTMRRLGAELGVEAMSLYHHLPGKEALLDGLADALIAEIQAEAALRVDAAGWKERLRQTFLAARVVMLRHPWAPGMLGARTTVPARLFAYYDGIVGTMTGGGLSHRLAHRAVHAFGTMALGFTQELFRPEAAGGAADVDAAEADLTAMAAALPHLTAMVAAEAHDAADPVLGWCDGQTEFEFTLALILDGLERGAAGQR